In Castanea sativa cultivar Marrone di Chiusa Pesio chromosome 6, ASM4071231v1, a single window of DNA contains:
- the LOC142638680 gene encoding peptidyl-prolyl cis-trans isomerase FKBP16-1, chloroplastic, translating into MGALPFQSLAHLPCAASLSPSCMKNEQPKNGMAKSLHDRYPSLMVKRLPRRLLLQFMGFNPILLCVYPIIAAPLPEMKEPEVIRAFKLASGVRIQEIIEGEGPEAKEGDVVEFNYVCRRANGYFVHSTVDQFSGESKPITLPLDENQVIEGLKEVLIGMRVGGKRRALIPPSLGYIDENLQPIPEEFGPRRSLLSHANEPLVFEVQLLKVIFKYSF; encoded by the exons ATGGGTGCTCTTCCATTCCAAAGCTTAGCTCACTTACCTTGTGCTGCTTCTTTATCTCCAAG CTGTATGAAGAATGAACAACCTAAAAATGGTATGGCTAAAAGTTTGCATGATAGATATCCCTCACTAATGGTCAAAAGATTGCCAAGAAGGCTTCTTTTGCAGTTTATGGGGTTCAACCCCATCCTGTTATGTGTTTATCCCATTATTGCTGCACCGCTGCCAGAGATGAAGGAACCTGAAGTTATTCG GGCCTTCAAGCTAGCCAGTGGTGTGAGAATTCAAG AGATTATTGAAGGGGAAGGACCAGAAGCCAAGGAAGGAGAtgtagttgaatttaattatgtatgCAGGCGTGCAAATGGATATTTTGTTCACag TACTGTGGATCAATTCAGTGGAGAAAGCAAACCAATTACACTTCCTTTGGATGAGAACCAG GTTATAGAGGGCTTGAAGGAGGTTCTGATTGGCATGAGGGTTGGAG GAAAAAGAAGAGCATTAATACCTCCTTCTTTGGGATACATTGACGAAAACTTACAGCCAATCCCTGAAGAG TTTGGTCCTCGACGTAGCCTTTTATCGCATGCAAATGAACCTTTGGTATTTGAGGTGCAGCTGTTGAAAGTAATATTCAAGTATTCTTTTTGA